Proteins encoded by one window of Arenicella chitinivorans:
- a CDS encoding helix-turn-helix domain-containing protein, whose translation MTKNDPLSVCIKHSMEQYFNDLNGELPTNLHTFFINEVEKPFLQVVMEKVNGNQTRAADMLGINRNTLRKKLKHYDIA comes from the coding sequence ATGACCAAGAACGACCCTTTGTCCGTGTGTATTAAGCACTCCATGGAACAGTATTTTAATGATCTAAATGGCGAGCTACCGACCAATCTACACACCTTTTTTATCAATGAAGTGGAGAAACCGTTTCTCCAGGTCGTCATGGAAAAAGTAAATGGCAATCAGACTCGCGCCGCCGATATGCTCGGCATCAACCGCAATACGCTGCGTAAAAAACTCAAACACTACGACATCGCCTAA
- the dusB gene encoding tRNA dihydrouridine synthase DusB has product MQIGPYQLVNPVIAAPMAGVTDKPYRQVCRDHGAGMVVSEMITSQSGLRDSAKTKFRSDLDGEPEPVVVQIVGTEPDELASAAQFNVANGAQIIDINMGCPAKKVCKKAAGSALLANEQLVSEILTRVVEAVDVPVTVKIRTGIAPDRRNAVTIGRIAEQAGISAITIHGRTKACKFDGQAEYDTIAEVKQQLSIPVVLNGDIASPEAARIALKHTQADAVMIGRAAQGQPWLYRQVADYLTTGQHTTAPDLETRVKTILNHVNAVHEFYGPGMGVRLARKHIKWYLAHWPVSIDDQARRAITTTDNAAQQRNLLAQFLTFSQLNLAA; this is encoded by the coding sequence ATGCAAATCGGCCCTTATCAACTTGTTAATCCGGTGATTGCCGCGCCCATGGCCGGTGTGACAGACAAACCGTATCGACAGGTGTGCCGTGATCACGGCGCGGGGATGGTGGTGTCAGAGATGATCACCAGCCAGTCTGGCCTGCGTGATTCAGCTAAAACCAAATTCCGTTCCGATCTCGACGGTGAACCTGAACCGGTGGTGGTGCAAATCGTTGGCACCGAACCTGATGAACTGGCGAGCGCGGCGCAATTCAACGTGGCCAATGGGGCCCAGATCATCGACATCAACATGGGTTGCCCTGCCAAAAAGGTGTGTAAAAAGGCGGCTGGCTCCGCTCTGCTCGCAAATGAACAACTGGTTTCCGAGATTCTAACGCGGGTTGTCGAGGCCGTCGATGTGCCGGTGACAGTCAAGATTCGCACCGGCATTGCGCCCGATCGACGCAACGCCGTGACGATTGGCAGGATCGCCGAACAAGCCGGTATCAGCGCCATCACCATTCACGGACGCACCAAGGCGTGTAAATTCGATGGCCAGGCTGAGTACGACACCATCGCAGAGGTAAAGCAGCAGCTCAGCATCCCGGTGGTGTTAAACGGTGACATCGCATCGCCCGAAGCGGCCCGCATCGCGCTTAAACACACTCAGGCCGACGCCGTTATGATTGGTCGCGCAGCACAGGGCCAACCTTGGCTCTACCGGCAAGTCGCTGATTATTTGACTACTGGCCAACACACCACAGCACCCGATCTAGAGACGCGGGTCAAGACAATTTTGAACCACGTTAACGCTGTGCATGAGTTCTATGGCCCCGGCATGGGCGTGCGCCTGGCACGCAAACACATCAAGTGGTATCTGGCGCATTGGCCTGTCTCAATTGACGATCAAGCTCGGCGTGCCATCACCACCACTGACAACGCGGCCCAGCAGCGCAATCTGCTGGCACAGTTTTTAACGTTTTCGCAGCTCAACCTTGCTGCCTGA